From one Phytohabitans houttuyneae genomic stretch:
- a CDS encoding RNA polymerase sigma factor, producing the protein MTVVSSEGGPCGSDPDEAACSDFAEFYTSTVRHTLRAIRSLAGDNDTAREAVQEAYVRILMIWPRRNTLPAEDNLRYTIVTARNVVLDGFRRDRRSVKFDEDSQVGEDDPNLVAVLEEMSLMCAVRALIDKWPERRRAVAIMYLLEGHDYAEIASRLDMAQSTVRSHVGKARDVLKPYLQRMEELDAEKGGRST; encoded by the coding sequence GTGACCGTGGTGTCATCGGAGGGCGGGCCATGTGGTTCGGATCCCGACGAGGCGGCGTGCTCGGATTTCGCGGAGTTTTACACTTCGACGGTCCGTCACACGCTGCGGGCGATCCGCTCCTTGGCAGGGGATAACGACACTGCTCGGGAGGCGGTCCAGGAGGCGTACGTCCGCATTCTGATGATCTGGCCACGAAGGAATACTCTGCCGGCAGAAGACAACTTGAGGTACACCATTGTGACGGCCCGAAATGTCGTGCTCGACGGTTTCCGGCGTGACCGACGTTCGGTGAAATTCGATGAAGATTCTCAAGTTGGCGAGGACGATCCGAATCTTGTCGCTGTCCTGGAAGAGATGTCGCTGATGTGCGCGGTTCGGGCACTGATAGACAAGTGGCCTGAGCGTCGTCGTGCTGTGGCGATCATGTATCTCCTTGAGGGGCACGACTACGCAGAGATCGCCAGCCGCCTGGACATGGCACAGTCGACGGTACGCTCGCATGTGGGCAAGGCCCGCGACGTGCTTAAGCCGTACCTGCAGCGGATGGAGGAGCTGGACGCAGAGAAGGGAGGTCGTTCGACATGA
- a CDS encoding ATP-binding protein — protein MTALAQQVAKNLANRQGDRRYELTAESVDVILDSLGIPTSATKAVPVPLRATRIHFSGTKLLKPTHPDAEGHTPGDKTDGTGGSRRPLAPAVSDSGTVGDQGSEEDALVEAELAEELVPVPFSFTWEPQPGVNGIGSGRNLRGKSTVLNVLMWSLTGRCARFQPDVKLWIEHVEVDWRVGTERLRVSFDANDGEARGQVVRLGDVGSRDRVTPLGSFEGAEFESVMGSLMMARLRLEHIPVWTDTQARVHAWPAYSSAFVVRANQLDPIVGNEQTIGLRMMQMFVGTDWAPAQAAAMTARRGMETERSAATEKAKAAGRPYGRTEGRLSGPSTRSRRRSRNCRQTLRTSQLY, from the coding sequence GTGACCGCACTAGCGCAGCAAGTGGCGAAGAACCTGGCGAATCGGCAGGGAGATCGGCGATACGAGCTGACCGCCGAGTCTGTCGATGTGATTCTCGATAGTCTGGGCATCCCGACTTCGGCGACGAAGGCTGTCCCGGTACCGCTCCGCGCTACACGCATTCATTTCAGCGGGACGAAGCTGCTCAAGCCGACACATCCCGACGCCGAGGGGCATACCCCGGGAGACAAGACGGACGGTACCGGCGGGAGTCGTCGTCCGCTGGCGCCCGCTGTGTCGGACTCCGGGACTGTTGGCGACCAAGGTAGTGAAGAGGATGCCTTGGTTGAGGCGGAGCTTGCGGAGGAACTGGTGCCGGTTCCGTTCAGCTTCACCTGGGAGCCGCAGCCAGGTGTGAACGGCATCGGTTCGGGGCGTAACCTGCGTGGGAAGTCGACCGTTCTCAACGTCTTGATGTGGTCGTTGACCGGGCGATGTGCGAGATTTCAGCCTGATGTCAAGTTGTGGATCGAGCACGTCGAGGTCGATTGGAGGGTCGGCACCGAGCGGTTACGCGTATCGTTCGACGCAAACGACGGCGAGGCCAGAGGGCAGGTCGTCCGGCTCGGCGACGTCGGGAGCCGGGACAGGGTCACGCCCCTTGGCAGCTTCGAGGGTGCTGAGTTCGAAAGCGTCATGGGGTCGCTGATGATGGCTCGGCTACGTCTTGAGCACATCCCGGTTTGGACGGACACACAGGCACGTGTTCACGCTTGGCCGGCGTACTCAAGCGCGTTCGTCGTACGCGCGAATCAACTCGATCCGATCGTCGGCAACGAGCAGACCATCGGCCTGCGGATGATGCAGATGTTCGTAGGCACCGACTGGGCGCCCGCGCAAGCTGCCGCGATGACCGCTCGCCGAGGGATGGAGACCGAGCGATCAGCGGCGACAGAGAAGGCGAAGGCCGCAGGGAGGCCGTACGGGAGAACCGAAGGCAGGCTCAGCGGGCCGTCGACGCGGTCAAGGCGAAGATCGCGGAACTGCCGTCAGACGCTCCGGACGTCGCAGCTGTACTGA
- a CDS encoding relaxase/mobilization nuclease domain-containing protein encodes MPARAGAARRRRLRDPPEAALIPQVHKRGTKVGGLLAYLFGPGKREEHRNPRLVAAWDGAANLTALQPQLGAGGKHSLKQLTQLLEQPVRTAADRPALTVWHCSVRNHPTDRTLSDQQWQHIAQELVAGVGLAPHGDDQAVRWVAVRHADDHIHIVATLVRQDGRNAWAWNDRYKAQNVARDLERRYNLHRVAPTDHTTHRHPTAAEQNKTRRQGRAEIPRDQLRREVRAAAAAATGEADFLDRLAANGVLVRLRHSTNNPGQVTGYAVGLPQHHTADGETVWYGGGRLAPDLTLPRLRRRWHGGHASATVKPIADRVRHRTKAFRRAATATGRQVERLARQTGGVDDLGPLAEAAADVFASTARALEGRERGGLGEIVDIFDRAVRDARPPRSSRSGDAAELRSMARLIAVMGRLTDDEDTAAALRLLQQIAGFADNLAVIRDAQRRRHQAAAARQASNRLRILVAQYETSVIASQTTTISTATRINRRSWPQRGRSA; translated from the coding sequence GTGCCAGCTCGTGCTGGAGCAGCTCGACGCCGCCGCCTCCGCGATCCACCGGAGGCTGCCCTGATTCCGCAAGTTCACAAACGCGGCACCAAAGTCGGCGGGCTGCTGGCCTACCTGTTCGGGCCCGGTAAACGCGAAGAACACCGCAACCCGCGCCTGGTCGCCGCGTGGGACGGCGCCGCGAACCTCACTGCCTTGCAACCGCAACTCGGCGCTGGCGGAAAGCACTCCCTCAAGCAGCTGACCCAGCTGTTGGAGCAGCCCGTCCGGACGGCGGCCGACCGGCCGGCGCTGACCGTGTGGCACTGCTCGGTCCGTAACCATCCGACCGACCGGACCTTGTCCGACCAGCAGTGGCAGCACATTGCCCAAGAGCTCGTGGCGGGCGTTGGCCTGGCGCCCCATGGCGACGATCAAGCGGTCCGCTGGGTCGCCGTCCGCCATGCCGACGACCACATCCACATCGTCGCCACCCTCGTCCGCCAGGACGGCCGAAACGCCTGGGCTTGGAACGACCGATACAAGGCCCAAAACGTCGCACGCGACCTCGAACGCCGCTACAACCTGCACCGCGTCGCACCCACCGACCACACCACCCACCGTCATCCCACGGCCGCCGAACAAAACAAGACCCGCAGGCAGGGCCGGGCCGAGATACCTCGCGACCAGCTCCGCCGCGAGGTCCGGGCCGCCGCGGCAGCCGCGACCGGCGAGGCGGACTTCTTGGACCGGCTCGCGGCGAACGGGGTCCTGGTCCGCCTCCGCCACAGCACCAACAACCCTGGCCAGGTCACGGGGTACGCGGTCGGTTTACCCCAACACCACACCGCCGACGGCGAGACTGTCTGGTACGGCGGTGGCAGACTCGCCCCCGACCTCACACTCCCCCGGCTACGCCGCCGCTGGCACGGCGGACACGCGTCAGCCACCGTGAAGCCGATCGCTGATCGAGTCCGTCACCGTACGAAGGCCTTCCGGCGCGCCGCGACAGCTACTGGACGGCAGGTCGAACGGCTCGCCCGGCAGACTGGCGGTGTCGACGACCTCGGCCCGCTGGCGGAGGCAGCCGCGGACGTGTTTGCCTCCACAGCCCGCGCATTGGAAGGCCGCGAACGCGGCGGGCTCGGCGAGATTGTCGACATCTTCGACCGCGCCGTTCGCGACGCACGTCCGCCCCGCTCCAGCCGCTCCGGCGACGCGGCTGAACTACGGTCGATGGCACGACTAATCGCGGTCATGGGACGGCTCACCGACGATGAAGACACCGCCGCAGCGCTGCGACTGTTGCAACAGATAGCCGGGTTCGCGGACAATCTCGCGGTCATACGCGACGCCCAGCGACGCCGACACCAGGCCGCGGCCGCACGGCAAGCCAGCAACCGCCTCCGCATACTCGTAGCGCAGTACGAGACGAGCGTGATCGCCAGCCAGACCACAACAATTTCCACGGCCACGCGGATCAACCGACGAAGCTGGCCACAGCGCGGCCGCTCGGCCTGA
- a CDS encoding ParB/RepB/Spo0J family partition protein: MRTTIRAHETVNDGQATLRYVDPATLVVGANVRSDAQLDPEFVQSIKERGVREAIVAYADETGALVVLRGQRRTLAALETKCDVVPVLVEPKPDEPDRLVDQLGENDHRRALRAGDRVAAFEQLAAFGVTRAQIAKRTSTPRPVVDAALAVAGSEVARSAANRWDWLDIPKAAILAEFEDDREAVKELAVAAREGGFDHTVQRLRDARAEARAKAEAAAALTAVGVSVVERPDWSVERFMRLRMLKHGDAPLTVENHASCPGHAAYLTSDWVHPDESDEEEDSFDNGTEQEAVGPQARPEPYRVWVPEYLCMDAAAHGHVPRFGGHDSGTGRKKAADMNDTEREQARTQRRDVIDSNKAWESAEKVRRQWLRTFLQGRKAPTSAAAFIAGSLARTDFEVTQAVSGGNQLAHELLGLADQAPKFGRHSAAMVEVVGKASDSRAQMIALGLILAAYEEGTDRNCWRAGRDSIARYLRYLEANGYELSTVEKRACGEKPSAAATSPVPQPAAA; the protein is encoded by the coding sequence GTGAGGACCACGATCCGTGCCCATGAGACCGTCAACGACGGTCAGGCAACGCTGCGGTACGTCGATCCCGCGACGCTGGTCGTAGGCGCCAACGTGCGCTCGGACGCTCAACTCGACCCGGAGTTCGTCCAAAGCATTAAGGAGCGCGGCGTTCGGGAAGCGATCGTCGCCTACGCCGACGAGACCGGCGCCCTGGTTGTGCTGCGCGGCCAGCGCCGCACCCTGGCAGCTCTGGAAACGAAATGCGATGTGGTTCCGGTGCTGGTGGAGCCGAAGCCCGATGAGCCGGACCGGCTGGTGGACCAGCTCGGCGAGAACGACCACCGGCGTGCGCTGCGCGCGGGTGACCGGGTAGCCGCCTTCGAACAGCTCGCCGCGTTCGGCGTCACCCGGGCGCAGATCGCCAAGCGGACTTCCACGCCTCGACCGGTGGTCGATGCCGCGTTGGCGGTGGCGGGCAGCGAGGTCGCCCGCAGCGCCGCCAACCGCTGGGATTGGCTCGACATTCCCAAAGCGGCGATCCTGGCCGAGTTCGAGGACGACCGGGAGGCGGTCAAGGAACTGGCCGTCGCGGCACGGGAGGGCGGATTCGATCACACTGTGCAGCGTCTGCGGGACGCCCGCGCGGAGGCGCGAGCTAAAGCGGAGGCGGCTGCCGCCCTGACTGCCGTCGGCGTGAGCGTGGTGGAGCGGCCGGACTGGAGTGTCGAGCGGTTCATGCGGCTGCGGATGCTCAAGCACGGCGACGCCCCACTCACGGTTGAGAACCACGCGTCCTGCCCCGGTCACGCCGCCTACCTGACCAGCGATTGGGTGCATCCCGACGAGTCCGACGAGGAGGAGGACTCGTTCGACAACGGCACCGAACAGGAAGCCGTCGGTCCGCAGGCACGGCCGGAGCCCTACCGGGTGTGGGTGCCGGAGTACCTGTGCATGGACGCTGCGGCCCACGGTCACGTCCCTCGATTCGGCGGGCACGATTCTGGCACCGGTCGCAAGAAGGCGGCCGACATGAACGATACCGAGCGGGAGCAGGCGCGGACGCAGCGGCGGGACGTGATCGATTCCAACAAGGCGTGGGAGAGCGCCGAGAAGGTCCGCCGCCAGTGGCTGCGCACCTTCCTGCAGGGCCGCAAGGCACCGACGAGCGCTGCCGCGTTCATCGCCGGCAGCCTGGCCCGCACCGACTTCGAGGTCACCCAAGCCGTCAGCGGCGGCAACCAGCTCGCGCACGAGCTGCTCGGTCTGGCGGACCAGGCCCCAAAGTTCGGCCGGCACAGCGCCGCGATGGTCGAGGTCGTCGGCAAGGCCAGCGACAGCCGCGCTCAGATGATCGCGCTCGGCCTCATTTTGGCCGCCTACGAGGAGGGCACCGACCGCAACTGCTGGCGGGCCGGCCGGGACAGTATCGCCCGGTACCTGCGCTACCTCGAAGCCAACGGCTACGAACTGTCCACGGTGGAGAAAAGGGCCTGCGGCGAAAAGCCTAGCGCGGCCGCGACATCGCCTGTGCCGCAGCCAGCCGCAGCCTGA
- a CDS encoding Mom family adenine methylcarbamoylation protein, with the protein MHVQQLSLFEPQLCQRWRTGRHTWRPVHEGGFDARRYRLVQIPEAAARAFVVQHHYSRSFPAARASFGLLEGEHLVGVAVVGVPMHPRVLTNPFPTLDVTTAAELSRLVLLDDVPSNAESFVMGRLFRLTAEHGLRGLVAFADPQPRIIAGTMVLGGHLGHVYRVTRGRYLGRGTARTLTVLPDGTVLTARAQSKVRRAERGAAGVRARLVGLGAHRYCASVPPDGWNPTPDAPAWSALPPLRQQAAWLEHALAAVGARRVRHLGCHRFAWPVGDRGWRRRCPIGVTELPYPIAIDPAVTL; encoded by the coding sequence ATGCATGTCCAGCAGCTTTCGCTGTTCGAGCCGCAGCTGTGCCAGCGGTGGCGGACTGGTCGACACACCTGGCGGCCGGTCCACGAAGGCGGCTTTGACGCCCGCCGCTACCGCCTGGTCCAGATCCCCGAGGCAGCCGCCCGCGCCTTCGTTGTGCAGCATCACTACAGCCGTAGCTTCCCCGCCGCCCGGGCAAGCTTCGGCCTGCTCGAAGGCGAGCACCTGGTCGGCGTCGCCGTCGTTGGCGTGCCGATGCATCCACGCGTGCTGACCAACCCGTTCCCCACCCTCGACGTCACCACAGCCGCCGAACTGTCGCGCCTCGTGCTGTTGGATGACGTGCCGTCCAACGCGGAAAGCTTCGTGATGGGCCGGCTGTTCCGGCTGACCGCCGAACACGGCCTGCGGGGTCTTGTCGCGTTCGCCGATCCTCAACCGCGCATCATCGCCGGCACGATGGTGCTGGGCGGCCATCTCGGCCACGTGTACCGGGTGACCCGAGGCCGCTATCTGGGACGCGGAACCGCCAGAACCCTCACCGTCCTGCCCGATGGCACCGTCCTGACAGCGCGAGCGCAGTCCAAGGTCCGCCGGGCCGAACGCGGCGCCGCCGGGGTGCGTGCCCGCCTGGTCGGTTTGGGTGCGCACCGGTACTGCGCGTCGGTGCCGCCGGACGGCTGGAATCCGACGCCTGACGCGCCGGCGTGGAGTGCGCTGCCGCCGTTGCGGCAGCAGGCCGCATGGCTGGAGCACGCCTTGGCCGCGGTCGGAGCTCGCCGGGTTAGGCACCTGGGCTGCCACCGGTTCGCCTGGCCGGTCGGGGACCGGGGATGGCGGCGACGCTGCCCGATCGGCGTCACCGAACTGCCGTACCCGATCGCTATCGATCCGGCGGTGACCCTGTGA